One Flagellimonas sp. CMM7 genomic region harbors:
- a CDS encoding nitrous oxide reductase family maturation protein NosD — MKYLNGLLVIIFLFSGHCLSAKTISICSSCKIKSIKEGIKIADEFDTLLIKKGTYKEFNILIDKPLTLLGEKFPVIDGEDQGEIIRIVSDNVTIDGLFIINVGTSYTSDYAAIRVVKSENFLIQNVVLEKLFFGIYLEKSNNGKVYHNKIIGDAIDEYNSGNGIQLWYSKNVEVDRNIVQGVRDGIYLEFSDNITINNNISTNNLRYGLHFMFSDDDTYTNNTFENNGAGVAVMFSKRIKMIGNTFRKNWGTAAFGMLLKEINDAEIYGNTFEENTIGINIEGSNRINYKNNNFIKNGWAIKVLGACYTNTFAKNNFLYNSFDISYNSKLNDNVFNQNYWSNYTGYDLDKNGIGDVPYRPVKLFSYIVNRTPETIVLLRSLFMDIIDFSEKVSPVFTPDNLLDANPLMKRIK, encoded by the coding sequence ATGAAATACCTAAACGGATTGTTGGTTATCATATTTCTATTTTCGGGGCATTGTCTTTCCGCAAAAACCATTTCCATTTGCTCCTCTTGTAAAATAAAATCCATTAAAGAGGGAATTAAAATTGCTGATGAATTCGATACCCTTTTGATCAAAAAAGGAACATACAAAGAATTCAATATTCTTATAGACAAACCCTTGACATTGCTAGGTGAAAAATTTCCGGTAATTGATGGAGAAGATCAAGGTGAAATCATTAGAATTGTTTCTGACAATGTCACAATTGATGGACTCTTTATCATAAACGTGGGAACAAGCTACACTTCTGATTATGCTGCTATTCGGGTTGTGAAGAGTGAAAACTTCCTAATTCAAAATGTAGTGCTGGAAAAACTGTTTTTTGGTATCTACTTGGAAAAATCGAACAATGGAAAAGTATACCATAACAAAATAATTGGTGATGCCATTGATGAGTATAATTCAGGCAACGGAATTCAGCTTTGGTATTCAAAAAATGTAGAGGTAGATCGCAATATTGTTCAAGGAGTGCGTGACGGTATTTATTTGGAGTTTTCAGACAACATTACCATCAATAACAATATTAGCACCAACAATCTTAGGTATGGGCTTCATTTTATGTTCTCAGATGATGACACCTACACCAACAACACCTTTGAGAATAACGGCGCCGGAGTCGCAGTCATGTTTTCAAAAAGAATAAAAATGATTGGCAATACCTTTAGGAAAAATTGGGGCACTGCCGCTTTTGGAATGTTGTTGAAAGAGATTAACGATGCAGAAATATACGGGAATACCTTTGAGGAAAACACTATAGGCATTAATATAGAAGGTTCCAATAGAATCAATTATAAAAACAACAATTTTATTAAAAACGGCTGGGCGATCAAAGTATTGGGAGCTTGCTATACCAATACTTTTGCTAAAAATAATTTTTTATACAACTCTTTTGATATTTCATATAATAGCAAACTCAACGATAATGTATTTAATCAAAATTACTGGAGCAACTATACCGGTTATGACTTAGATAAAAATGGAATCGGGGATGTACCTTACAGACCTGTAAAGTTGTTCTCTTATATTGTTAATAGAACACCGGAAACTATTGTACTACTACGTAGTCTGTTCATGGATATTATTGATTTCTCTGAAAAAGTTTCACCTGTTTTTACTCCGGATAACCTTCTGGATGCAAATCCGCTAATGAAAAGAATAAAATGA
- a CDS encoding LPXTG cell wall anchor domain-containing protein, which yields MKKASILMIIGPLFLLGLYAFPLWNIMLGAPQYPEPLGMNIHIDGIRDVNEFDLQNIDGLNHYIGMRKLPKPEEMWEFSAFPIVIGGMVILGLVIGILGFFKKVGYQWFMGWFVLMSILGVLGMYDFNAWMVDYGTNLDPNAIMKLSNPDGTPMSYKPPLFGHAKMLNFDVTSLPSTGAWMMFTGMMLILAAFFLGWKTRKSKEIEKP from the coding sequence ATGAAAAAAGCAAGTATCCTTATGATAATAGGCCCTTTGTTTCTTTTAGGGTTGTACGCTTTTCCTTTGTGGAACATTATGTTGGGTGCCCCTCAATATCCAGAACCCTTAGGAATGAATATCCATATTGATGGGATTCGTGATGTAAATGAGTTCGATTTACAAAACATAGATGGTCTTAACCACTACATAGGCATGCGAAAATTGCCAAAACCAGAAGAAATGTGGGAGTTTAGTGCCTTTCCCATTGTCATTGGAGGAATGGTGATTTTAGGTTTGGTCATTGGTATACTGGGATTTTTTAAGAAAGTTGGCTATCAGTGGTTCATGGGCTGGTTTGTGCTGATGTCCATTTTGGGAGTTCTAGGCATGTATGATTTTAATGCATGGATGGTGGATTACGGAACCAATCTAGACCCCAATGCCATTATGAAACTTTCTAACCCAGATGGTACACCAATGAGCTACAAACCACCTTTATTTGGACATGCAAAAATGTTGAATTTTGATGTTACCTCCTTACCATCAACAGGGGCATGGATGATGTTTACAGGCATGATGCTCATTCTGGCTGCCTTCTTTTTGGGTTGGAAAACTCGCAAATCCAAAGAAATAGAAAAACCTTAA
- a CDS encoding ABC transporter permease — MLKILKYSFYDLMRSRWSYVYFLFYLALGFVLLFLNNDVSKAVITLMNVIIVLVPLIGTIFGVMYYYDSKEFTELLLAQPIKRSSIFLGQYLGVAGSLTLSLVLGLGIPFLLYGLFRSNVIFDFSLLLITGAFLTLIFTALAFNIALSNENKIKGFGYAVLAWLFLAVVYDGLFLMSLIIFEEYPLDSFSLAATMLNPIDLSRTLILLKLDISALLGYTGAVFKQFFGTNTGLIISILMLLLWTVLPISRLAYKAKRKDF; from the coding sequence ATGCTTAAAATTCTAAAATATAGTTTTTACGATTTAATGCGGAGCCGCTGGAGCTATGTATATTTCCTATTTTACCTAGCGCTAGGTTTTGTGCTTCTGTTCTTAAACAATGATGTTTCCAAGGCTGTGATAACACTCATGAATGTAATTATCGTACTAGTACCTTTAATTGGGACCATCTTTGGAGTCATGTACTATTACGATTCCAAAGAATTTACAGAACTCTTATTGGCTCAACCTATTAAGCGTTCATCTATTTTTCTTGGACAATATCTTGGTGTTGCAGGTTCTCTGACCCTAAGTCTTGTCTTAGGGTTAGGTATTCCTTTTCTTCTTTACGGCCTCTTTAGGAGTAACGTTATTTTCGATTTTTCACTCTTACTGATTACCGGAGCATTCTTAACGCTCATATTTACAGCCTTAGCTTTTAATATTGCCTTGTCAAACGAAAACAAAATAAAAGGTTTTGGGTACGCTGTATTGGCATGGTTGTTTTTAGCCGTAGTTTATGATGGCTTGTTTTTAATGTCACTTATTATATTTGAAGAATACCCACTTGATTCATTTTCATTGGCGGCTACTATGCTTAATCCCATTGACCTTTCAAGAACATTAATTCTCTTAAAATTGGACATATCTGCACTGTTAGGCTATACAGGTGCCGTCTTCAAACAATTTTTTGGTACAAATACCGGTTTGATCATTTCTATTCTCATGCTTTTATTGTGGACAGTACTACCTATTAGTAGGTTAGCATACAAAGCAAAAAGAAAGGATTTCTAA
- a CDS encoding nitrous oxide reductase accessory protein NosL: MKQYFIVFGFTLMLLASSCTIGPKPINYGSDGCHFCKMTIVDKQHAAEFVTKKGKVFKFDAAECMMNHLSEIDETTVSLFLVNDYNTPGELIDATKATYLISKNIPSPMGEYLTAFEIKEIAEKAQADNEGELFTWEELGNRFKIKTGK; encoded by the coding sequence ATGAAACAGTATTTTATCGTTTTCGGTTTTACATTAATGCTTTTAGCATCTTCCTGTACTATTGGACCAAAACCCATAAACTATGGTAGTGATGGGTGCCATTTTTGTAAAATGACCATTGTGGATAAACAACATGCCGCAGAATTTGTAACAAAAAAAGGGAAGGTATTTAAGTTTGATGCTGCTGAATGCATGATGAACCATTTAAGCGAAATTGATGAAACAACTGTTTCTCTGTTTCTGGTCAATGATTATAATACCCCTGGTGAGCTTATTGATGCTACTAAAGCCACTTATCTAATAAGTAAAAATATACCCAGCCCAATGGGCGAGTATTTAACGGCATTTGAAATCAAAGAAATAGCGGAGAAAGCACAAGCCGATAATGAAGGTGAACTTTTTACTTGGGAGGAATTAGGCAATAGGTTTAAAATTAAAACGGGTAAATAA
- a CDS encoding ABC transporter ATP-binding protein, whose translation MIQVENLHKKFSKNQVLTGLDLNIQKGGIFAILGPNGSGKTTLIKIILGMVIADKGTVSVFEKSVKNKWKYRQEIEYLPQIANFPGNLRVKELIRMIKDLRQQTSEEKLLIELFGIEPFLDKKLATLSGGTKQKVNIVLAFMFDSPLIILDEPTTGLDPAALISLKELIQKEKQKGKTILVTSHIMQFVEEIADEIVYLLEGKIYFKGRISELMEKTSQTDFEHAIAAIATKMTNA comes from the coding sequence ATGATTCAAGTAGAAAACTTACATAAAAAGTTTAGTAAGAATCAAGTCCTAACAGGGTTGGATTTAAATATTCAAAAGGGAGGCATTTTTGCTATTCTAGGGCCCAATGGCTCTGGAAAGACAACACTAATAAAGATTATTTTGGGTATGGTCATAGCCGATAAAGGAACTGTTTCAGTCTTTGAAAAATCCGTTAAAAACAAATGGAAATATCGTCAAGAAATAGAATACCTACCTCAGATTGCAAACTTCCCCGGTAATCTAAGAGTTAAGGAACTTATTAGAATGATAAAGGATCTGCGCCAACAAACCAGTGAAGAAAAGCTGCTAATTGAACTGTTTGGCATAGAACCTTTTCTTGATAAAAAATTGGCCACACTTTCAGGTGGTACAAAACAAAAGGTAAACATTGTCTTAGCTTTTATGTTTGATAGTCCTTTAATAATTCTTGATGAGCCTACCACAGGTTTAGACCCTGCTGCTTTAATTAGTTTGAAAGAACTCATTCAGAAAGAAAAACAAAAAGGTAAAACCATTCTTGTTACCAGCCATATTATGCAATTTGTAGAAGAGATTGCGGATGAAATTGTTTACCTACTGGAAGGTAAGATTTATTTTAAGGGAAGAATTTCGGAACTTATGGAAAAGACATCTCAAACTGATTTTGAACATGCCATAGCGGCCATAGCAACTAAGATGACCAATGCTTAA
- a CDS encoding pyridoxamine 5'-phosphate oxidase family protein: MKEVIKNLQMNDCLELLGENYIGRLGFIARSSPYITPITYFHDAEEKSILSYSTEGHKIDAMRKFPSVSLQVDEISTIQNWKSVIIHGKFEELHGSTAKKYLRKFSLGVQETIANKVHESPKFISDFSSRLSERKLPIVYRININDISGKYRA, encoded by the coding sequence ATGAAAGAGGTTATCAAAAATTTACAAATGAACGATTGCCTTGAACTACTTGGTGAAAACTATATAGGACGTTTAGGCTTTATAGCACGTTCAAGTCCTTATATAACACCTATAACTTATTTTCATGATGCGGAAGAGAAAAGCATACTGAGCTATTCAACAGAGGGACATAAAATAGATGCAATGCGGAAATTTCCGTCCGTCTCTTTACAAGTTGATGAAATTAGTACAATACAAAACTGGAAGTCTGTGATAATACATGGAAAATTTGAAGAGTTACATGGAAGCACTGCAAAAAAATACCTTCGTAAGTTCTCTCTTGGGGTTCAAGAAACAATAGCCAACAAAGTCCATGAAAGTCCTAAATTTATTAGTGATTTTTCAAGCAGGTTAAGTGAACGAAAGTTGCCGATAGTTTACAGAATAAATATAAATGATATATCAGGAAAGTATAGAGCGTAG